In Acinonyx jubatus isolate Ajub_Pintada_27869175 chromosome A3, VMU_Ajub_asm_v1.0, whole genome shotgun sequence, a genomic segment contains:
- the ADA gene encoding adenosine deaminase isoform X1, which produces MTQTPAFDKPKVELHIHLDGAIKPETILYYGKKRGIALPADTAEELQDIIGMDKPTSLPDFLAKFDYYMPVIAGSREAIKRIAYEFVEMKAKEGVVYVEVRYSPHLLANSKVEPIPWDQAEGDLTPDEVVAVVNQGLQEGERDFGVKVRSILCCMRHQPNWSLEVVELCKKYQHQTVVAIDLAGDETIQGSSLFPGHVQAYEEAVRSGIHRTVHAGEAGSAEVVRQAVDTLKTERVGHGYHTLDDEALYTRLRRENLHFEVCPWSSYLTGAWKSDTEHPVVRFKRDQANYSLNTDDPLIFKSTLETDYQMTKQNMGFTEEEFKRLNINAAKSSFLPEDEKRKLLDLLYKAYGMPSLAAAGQRL; this is translated from the exons ATGACCCAGACGCCCGCCTTCGACAAGCCCAAA GTGGAGCTGCATATCCACCTGGATGGGGCCATCAAGCCTGAAACCATCTTATACTATGGCAA GAAGAGGGGGATTGCCCTCCCCGCTGACACCGCAGAGGAGCTGCAGGACATCATCGGCATGGACAAGCCCACCAGCCTCCCAGATTTCCTGGCCAAGTTTGACTACTACATGCCTGTCATCGC ggGCTCCCGGGAGGCCATCAAAAGGATCGCCTATGAGTTTGTCGAGATGAAGGCCAAGGAGGGCGTGGTGTATGTGGAGGTGCGTTACAGCCCACACCTGCTGGCCAACTCTAAAGTGGAGCCGATCCCCTGGGACCAGGCCGA AGGGGATCTCACCCCCGACGAGGTGGTGGCTGTGGTGAACCAGGGCCTGCAGGAGGGAGAGCGAGACTTTGGGGTGAAGGTGCGGTCTATCCTGTGCTGCATGCGCCACCAGCCCA ACTGGTCCCTGGAGGTGGTGGAGCTGTGTAAGAAGTACCAGCATCAGACTGTGGTGGCCATTGACCTGGCTGGAGACGAGACCATCCAAGGGAGCAGCCTCTTCCCAGGACATGTGCAGGCCTACGAG GAGGCCGTGAGGAGCGGCATTCACCGCACTGTCCATGCAGGGGAGGCGGGCTCTGCGGAGGTGGTGAGACAG GCCGTGGACACGCTTAAGACGGAGAGGGTGGGACACGGCTACCACACGCTGGATGACGAGGCCCTTTACACCCGGCTGCGCCGCGAAAACCTGCATTTTGAG GTCTGCCCCTGGTCCAGCTACCTCACAGGCGCCTGGAAGTCGGACACGGAGCACCCGGTGGTTCG GTTCAAACGTGACCAGGCTAACTACTCACTCAACACGGATGACCCTCTCATCTTCAAGTCCACCCTGGAAACCGATTACCAAATGACCAAACAGAACATGGGCTTTACTGAAGAGGAGTTCAAGAGGCTG AACATCAATGCGGCAAAGTCCAGTTTCCTCCCGGAAGATGAGAAGAGGAAGCTTCTTGATCTGCTCTATAAAGCCTATGGGATGCCATCTTTGGCTGCTGCAG GGCAGCGTCTCTGA
- the ADA gene encoding adenosine deaminase isoform X2, producing MTQTPAFDKPKVELHIHLDGAIKPETILYYGKKRGIALPADTAEELQDIIGMDKPTSLPDFLAKFDYYMPVIAGSREAIKRIAYEFVEMKAKEGVVYVEVRYSPHLLANSKVEPIPWDQAEGDLTPDEVVAVVNQGLQEGERDFGVKVRSILCCMRHQPNWSLEVVELCKKYQHQTVVAIDLAGDETIQGSSLFPGHVQAYEEAVRSGIHRTVHAGEAGSAEVVRQAVDTLKTERVGHGYHTLDDEALYTRLRRENLHFEVCPWSSYLTGAWKSDTEHPVVRCPVTEPQGWHQASGGQSHLSLTQEKATRTWGNRGQACTGLSAKLKKGRSSGCDRITRGS from the exons ATGACCCAGACGCCCGCCTTCGACAAGCCCAAA GTGGAGCTGCATATCCACCTGGATGGGGCCATCAAGCCTGAAACCATCTTATACTATGGCAA GAAGAGGGGGATTGCCCTCCCCGCTGACACCGCAGAGGAGCTGCAGGACATCATCGGCATGGACAAGCCCACCAGCCTCCCAGATTTCCTGGCCAAGTTTGACTACTACATGCCTGTCATCGC ggGCTCCCGGGAGGCCATCAAAAGGATCGCCTATGAGTTTGTCGAGATGAAGGCCAAGGAGGGCGTGGTGTATGTGGAGGTGCGTTACAGCCCACACCTGCTGGCCAACTCTAAAGTGGAGCCGATCCCCTGGGACCAGGCCGA AGGGGATCTCACCCCCGACGAGGTGGTGGCTGTGGTGAACCAGGGCCTGCAGGAGGGAGAGCGAGACTTTGGGGTGAAGGTGCGGTCTATCCTGTGCTGCATGCGCCACCAGCCCA ACTGGTCCCTGGAGGTGGTGGAGCTGTGTAAGAAGTACCAGCATCAGACTGTGGTGGCCATTGACCTGGCTGGAGACGAGACCATCCAAGGGAGCAGCCTCTTCCCAGGACATGTGCAGGCCTACGAG GAGGCCGTGAGGAGCGGCATTCACCGCACTGTCCATGCAGGGGAGGCGGGCTCTGCGGAGGTGGTGAGACAG GCCGTGGACACGCTTAAGACGGAGAGGGTGGGACACGGCTACCACACGCTGGATGACGAGGCCCTTTACACCCGGCTGCGCCGCGAAAACCTGCATTTTGAG GTCTGCCCCTGGTCCAGCTACCTCACAGGCGCCTGGAAGTCGGACACGGAGCACCCGGTGGTTCG CTGTCCTGTGACTGAGCCCCAGGGGTGGCATCAGGCCTCAGGAGGGCAAAGCCACCTTTCCCTGACACAGGAGAAGGCGACAAGAACTTGGGGCAACCGTGGTCAGGCCTGCACTGGTCTGTCTGCCAAGCTTAAGAAGGGAAGGAGCTCGGGCTGTGATCGGATCACAAGGGGGTCCTGA
- the ADA gene encoding adenosine deaminase isoform X3, whose translation MDKPTSLPDFLAKFDYYMPVIAGSREAIKRIAYEFVEMKAKEGVVYVEVRYSPHLLANSKVEPIPWDQAEGDLTPDEVVAVVNQGLQEGERDFGVKVRSILCCMRHQPNWSLEVVELCKKYQHQTVVAIDLAGDETIQGSSLFPGHVQAYEEAVRSGIHRTVHAGEAGSAEVVRQAVDTLKTERVGHGYHTLDDEALYTRLRRENLHFEVCPWSSYLTGAWKSDTEHPVVRFKRDQANYSLNTDDPLIFKSTLETDYQMTKQNMGFTEEEFKRLNINAAKSSFLPEDEKRKLLDLLYKAYGMPSLAAAGQRL comes from the exons ATGGACAAGCCCACCAGCCTCCCAGATTTCCTGGCCAAGTTTGACTACTACATGCCTGTCATCGC ggGCTCCCGGGAGGCCATCAAAAGGATCGCCTATGAGTTTGTCGAGATGAAGGCCAAGGAGGGCGTGGTGTATGTGGAGGTGCGTTACAGCCCACACCTGCTGGCCAACTCTAAAGTGGAGCCGATCCCCTGGGACCAGGCCGA AGGGGATCTCACCCCCGACGAGGTGGTGGCTGTGGTGAACCAGGGCCTGCAGGAGGGAGAGCGAGACTTTGGGGTGAAGGTGCGGTCTATCCTGTGCTGCATGCGCCACCAGCCCA ACTGGTCCCTGGAGGTGGTGGAGCTGTGTAAGAAGTACCAGCATCAGACTGTGGTGGCCATTGACCTGGCTGGAGACGAGACCATCCAAGGGAGCAGCCTCTTCCCAGGACATGTGCAGGCCTACGAG GAGGCCGTGAGGAGCGGCATTCACCGCACTGTCCATGCAGGGGAGGCGGGCTCTGCGGAGGTGGTGAGACAG GCCGTGGACACGCTTAAGACGGAGAGGGTGGGACACGGCTACCACACGCTGGATGACGAGGCCCTTTACACCCGGCTGCGCCGCGAAAACCTGCATTTTGAG GTCTGCCCCTGGTCCAGCTACCTCACAGGCGCCTGGAAGTCGGACACGGAGCACCCGGTGGTTCG GTTCAAACGTGACCAGGCTAACTACTCACTCAACACGGATGACCCTCTCATCTTCAAGTCCACCCTGGAAACCGATTACCAAATGACCAAACAGAACATGGGCTTTACTGAAGAGGAGTTCAAGAGGCTG AACATCAATGCGGCAAAGTCCAGTTTCCTCCCGGAAGATGAGAAGAGGAAGCTTCTTGATCTGCTCTATAAAGCCTATGGGATGCCATCTTTGGCTGCTGCAG GGCAGCGTCTCTGA